One genomic window of Octopus bimaculoides isolate UCB-OBI-ISO-001 chromosome 2, ASM119413v2, whole genome shotgun sequence includes the following:
- the LOC106884235 gene encoding tigger transposable element-derived protein 1-like yields the protein MEKLLLQWINEKQLARDTITETIVCEKAGALYGDLLKKSPGTSTEETSADAFKVSRGWFDNFKKRTGYEKQCALTRKKLKISCVNPSAHCSQGVHRTIGIQLGDLKIKLFLVYHSENLRTFKSYKILKEKQQVMWRANIKTWVTRQFFSEWVNLVFGPGVKKYLLENSLPLKALLILDNAPAPPSSLEDDILDEFKFIKVLYLSRNTTPILQPMDQQVISNFKKLYTKNLFSLCFEVTENTSLTLREFLKKHYNIVNCLKIIDMAWQDVTRRTLNSAWRKLWPDCVSERDFEEFKFETPVVEEIASLGKSMSLEVDDEDINDLVEEYSEKLTTNELLQLQKQQYLDAVEEIGSPEEDSVAENAISARDIKAVLTK from the exons atggaaaaattgcttctcCAGTGGATCAACGAGAAGCAACTCGCAAGGGATACGATTACGGAGACCATCGTCTGCGAGAAAGCAGGAGCACTGTATGGGGATCTCCTGAAGAAGAGCCCTGGAACATCGACGGAGGAGACATCAGCAGACGCATTTAAGGTCAGTCGCGGCTGgtttgataatttcaagaagCGGACTGGATACGAGAAGCAGTGTGCTCTGACACGAAAGAAACTGAAGATTTCGTGCGTGAATCCGTCAGCTCATTGTAGTCAAGGGGTACATCGCACAATAGGTATTCAACT TGGAGACTTGAAGATTAAGCTGTTCCTTGTCTACCATTCCGAAAACCTACGAACGTTCAAGTCATACAAAATCCTGAAGGAGAAGCAGCAGGTCATGTGGAGGGCAAACATTAAAACCTGGGTCACCAGGCAATTCTTCTCTGAGTGGGTCAACCTTGTCTTCGGACCAGGAGTGAAAAAGTACCTTCTGGAGAACAGTCTTCCTCTCAAGGCCCTCCTCATCCTCGACAATGCTCCTGCTCCCCCTTCTAGCCTCGAAGATGATATCCTGGacgaatttaaatttataaaagttctGTACCTTTCACGTAACACCACTCCTATCTTGCAGCCCATGGACCAacaggtgatttctaattttaagaaattgtacaccAAAAACCTGTTTAGTCTGTGCTTTGAAGTCACCGAAAATACAAGTCTAACTCTTCGTGAGTTTTTGAAGAAGCACTATAACATTGTAAACTGCCTGAAAATCATCGATATGGCCTGGCAGGATGTAACGAGGAGAACGCTGAATTCTGCATGGAGGAAACTGTGGCCTGACTGCGTATCCGAAAGAGACTTCGAGGAGTTTAAGTTTGAGACACCTGTAGTCGAGGAGATAGCATCGCTTGGCAAGTCCATGAGCCTCGAGGTTGATGATGAGGACATTAACGATCTTGTCGAGGAATACTCAGAGAAGCTGACGACAAATGAACTCCTGCAGCTTCAGAAGCAACAGTATTTGGATGCGGTGGAAGAGATTGGTTCCCCGGAGGAGGACAGTGTAGCGGAGAATGCTATCTCTGCGAGGGATATAAAGGCAGTGTTGACGAAGTGA